The Dehalobacter sp. DCM sequence AGAATCGATGACACTGACCATAACACCGGGAAGATGAAACAGGCATTTTCAGGCAGACAGCTTATCGTGGAATTTAATGAGGAACTGTTTCTGACGGTAATAAAACAGATCACGGTCTACGCCGATCATCAGCTGGTGTTTGAATTTATAAACGGATTAACTATGGAAGCTGGATATTAAGCCAAGGAAGGAGAACCTATGATGCAGACAGCGACAGCAAAAAAGAAAAGCATATCCCTTATACCTTCCCTACCGGAGTATGACAGGAGCATAAAACCTCAGTTTAAAGCCCTGCGGGTGGCGGCATACTGCCGTGTCAGCACCACGCTGGAGCAGCAGGAAACCAGCTACGAAGCCCAGGTTTCCTACTATACCGAAAAAATCAAGAGCAATCCCAACTGGAAGCTCGCCGGAATCTATGCGGATGACGGTAAAAGCGCCACAAACACCAAAAAGCGAGATGACTTCAACACCATGATCGAGGACTGCATGGCCGGAAAAATCGACATGGTCATCACCAAGTCGGTCAGCCGCTTTGCCAGAAACACGGTGGACAGCCTGCAGAACATTCGCAAGCTCAAGGAAATGAACGTTGCCGTCTTCTTCGAAAAAGAAGGGGTGAATACGCTGGAGGGAACCGGCGAGCTTTTAATAACCATCCTGAGCAGCCAGGCGCAGGAGGAAAGCCGGAACCTTAGTGAAAACACCCGGTGGGGTCTTGTCAGACGATTTGAGAACGGCATCGTCTCGGTCAACCATAATAAGTTTTTAGGCTACACCAAGGATAAGAATAGCGAGTTGGTCATCGTACCGAAGGAAGCAGAGCTGGTCAGACGGATTTTCCGGCTTTACCTTGAAGGAAGCAGCATCATACAGATTACTAAGATATTAGAGTCAGAAGGCATCACCACCGTCACCGGACTGACCAAATGGTGCCCCGGCGTCATCGAAAAAATGCTGAGCAACGAAAAATACATGGGCGACGTCCTACAGCAGAAAACCTATACCATCGATTTTCTCACCAAAAAGCGGGTGAAGAACAAAGGCATCGTCCCCCAGTATTACATAGAGGATGACCACGAGGCCATCATCCCCAAAGAGCTTTATTATCAGGTGCAGGAGGAAAAAGCACGGAGGGCGAGCCTAAGCAAAACTGCGGCAGCCCGAAGGGCAAAGCAGGAAAATGAAAAGGAGAAAAGTAAATACAGTTCCAAGTTCGCCCTGACCGACATTATGGTGTGCAAGGAATGCGGCCAGCCGTACCGTAGGCAGGTATGGTCAAAATACGGTCAAAAAAGCGCCGTTTGGCGATGTGAGAACCGCCTGAAGAATGGAACCAAGAACTGCAAGTACTCCCCCACGTTCAAAGAGGAAGTCCTTCATGACGCCATAATGACTGCCATTAACAATGTAGTGGAAAACCGCGGCGAGTTTGTCGGCGCCTTCCGCGAGAACGTCATACGGGTCATTGGCAGCCACTCCACAAAAAATGTGACTACCGAATATGACGGACAAATTGAAAAGCTGCAGGCTGAAATGCTGGTTTTAATAGAGGAAAATGCTAAGCAAGGCTCCATAACGGAGGATTTTGATGAGCAATACCATAGAATAGCAGAGCAGATCAACGACCTTAAGCAGAAAAAGCTGGAGCTGGTGCGGGAGCAGAAAATAGCGACTGATATTCAGCAGAGGCTCGACGATATGGATGTCTGCCTGAAGAAAACTACCTGCGAGGTCAGAGAGTTTGACAACGACCTCGTCAGGAGGCTCCTGCAGAGCATCAAGGCTGTCAAGGATGATCTGATAGAGATCCAATTCAAATCCGGAATAGTGATGAATCAGCGAGTTTCATACTTCGATTTTTAAGCAGCGGCAGGGGCAGTAAATAGCTGTCCTTGCCTGAAGAAAATAACTGTTAAGACTAAAATCCTCAGTGTCGCTGAGGGTTTTAGTGTTGGTAGCTAATATAAAGTTAAAAGATTTAAGAATATTTGGTAAATTTACGCACTTTTTGTTGAAACAAATCTCCCAAAGATATACAATTGTAATAACAATGTTGTTTATATTGTTATTACATCTTGGGGGTTAAAAAATGGCAAATGTCAATGGCCTATTAGAAATTGCAATAGATGAAACATCTAACATAAATCCTGGTGAAATCTTTTTGTTAAGAGATTTATTCAAGGGTTATGAATGGAATAGAATATCTAGAAGTGACCGTCTATTGTTAGGTACATTATTCCTTAACTATATCAATTCAGTAAATAACGAGGTAACCCCTATAGAGAAGACTTCTTCTGGTCAGCAAAGATATAAAAAATCCACTGATAAGCAGGATGTTTTTGAGGGGGCGGCTCATCAATGAAGAATGTTAAATTAAGTAATACTCATGTACCAGATAAAGTTTATGCTTATTCACTGCAGGTCAGACATATGATGTACGAACTACTTGACTGTAAAGATGGAGATGCTGTTAGTGTTGAGGTCTTCGATGACATCGGGGTGGAAAAATCAGATGGAACAAAGGAAGCTATACAGGCAAAAAGTGCATTATCAAGTAGAAACCCTGTTTCAGATCGAGCTACTGATTTGTGGAAAACATTGTATAATTGGTTAGTTGCTCTACAAGAAAAAGAGATCAATATCGAATGTACAAAATGTAAGTTGCTGATTACTGTAGATAAACATGGCGGTATTGTTGACTCTTTTAATAATGCTACTACGGTAGAAGAAGCCAATAAAGTTTGGGAAACAGCAAAAAACGAGTTTTATGACGAAAAAGGAATTGAAAAGAAACTTGGAGATGAATATGCAGATTACATTCGTGCATTCTTTTCTAATAAGAGCAAGTCAGATGCCTGTAATGTTATTAAAAAGTTTAAACTCGAAACGTTAGCTAAAAAGCATACTGAAGTTTTATATGAAAGATTTGAGGAAAAAGCTTTTATTGCAAAAAATTCACTCGATATAATGTTTGTTTACATGTTGGGTTGGATTGACAAACGAACTGCTGAATTAGCAGAAGATAGAAAGCCAATGATCATATACAGCAAAGATTTTAGAAATGAATTAACAGCTAAATATCGAGAAGTTAATCAAAAATTAAGCTTAGTTGAAATAGCCCCAAAGCCATCGGAAAATATGATAAACGACGAATTGGAAGCATTTCGTGTATATGTTGAACAATTAGATATTGTGGATTGTGATTATACGGATAAAATAGAGGCTGTTAGTGATTATTTACGTGCATCAGCAAACAGGACAGCCTGGGCAGAAAAAGGAGACATTAGTAAAGATGCAATCTCATCATTTTCTGAAGAATTAATTAGAATCTGGAATAACAAGAAGAAAATATTAGATATTATACAAAAAACCTCAGAGGAAAGTGAAAGAGGTAAGTTACTATATTTTGAATGTAAAGATAAGCAAGTAGATATGGGAACTTTTGTTGCTCCCTCCTTTTTTACGTCAGGATGTTTTCATACCTTAGCAGATGACGAAAGTATAGGATGGCATCCAGAGTACAAGAAGGTTTTAAAAGAGAGGAGGAGTAAGAATGGGGAATCTCTCTAAAGAATTTGAGAACGTACAAAATCCAGCGCTAGGTGCATATATAATATGGAATTTTTCAAGGGGTTATTACGAATACAACTCTTCATTTATACCATTTCAATTATTTTTTGTTGTGCTACCAATTATTTTTAGAGCCGATTTAGTCGATATTATTACATCAACGCAAAAACAATCAGGGTTAAGATATTTTGCAGATAAGTTCCTTACTACTAAAGTATTAAAAAATGATATGGTTTCTCATATACATAAGGCTAGTGAAGGGACAAAACTTCTTACATTAAAGTCACTGCAAATTGCAATTCATGCTAATCTCATTTCGTTAGATGCAGAAAGTGCATTACTATTCCCAATAACTATTTCTGAAAAGAAAAGTGAATCTGCCTCCGTAATACGGTTAGGAAAGGCAGCTGAAAAACTAGGTAACTGGTGTGCAAGATTAACTATGCACGAAATATCTCAAATATTGAAAGTGAGGTTTTAGCATGGATTTTCAAATAAAAAAGTTGATTTTATGGCCTAAAAAGCAAGAATACGATTTTAAAGAAATTGAATTTGAACTAAATCAAATCAACATTATTACTGGTGCTTCCAGAACGGGAAAATCTGCTATAATACCGATTATCGATTACTGCCTTGGTTCAGGCAGTTGCTATATTCCTGTTAAAACTATTCGTAATGCATGTAGTTGGTTTGGTATATTAATTTCATCAAATGGAAGTGAAATATTATTAGCAAGAAAAGAACCTGGGCTACAAAAGTCAACGGATGATATGTTTTTAATGGAGGGTAAATCGGTAGAAATACCATCGCAAGTGATTAAGAATACTACTAGGCAGAATGTAAAACATTTTTTGGATGAATCGGCTAAATTATCATTTCTAGATATTGAGGCAGATACCAATAATCAGTTTTTTGGACGTCCATCATTTAGAGACTTAATGGCATTTTGCTTTCAACCTCAAAATATAGTTGCAAATGCAAATACACTATTCTATAAAGCAGACACCACAGAACATCGAACAAAATTAATTAACATTTTTCCATATATTCTAGGGGCTGTGACACCGGAAATTTTAGCTAAACGTCAACAAATTAACGATCTGACAAGAGAATTAAACAGAAAACAAAGAGACTTGCAGAAGCTAAAGGATGTATCTGAGAAGTGGAAGATTGAAATCAACGGATGGGTAAGTCTAGCTAAAGAGTATGGAATCATTAGCAACCTAAAAACTGATGAATTGGCATTTGATGATCAAGTCAATTTGCTCAAGGAACTAATAAATAAAAATTCTTCAGATGCAAATATTGATAGTGAAAAGATCATTGCTGCTTCACATGAAATGATAGATTTAAGAAAAGAAGAAAGTTCTGTTGCTATGGAATTGACAAAATCAAAAAGTCGTTATACAGAGATGTCTCAACTTTTTGATAGTTTGGATACATATAGAAATTCTTTGTCAATTCAAGTAGAACGTTTAAATATTTCAAAATGGCTTCGTTCATTAAGTGAACAAAGCAGTGCTTGTCCTATTTGTGGAACTACAAATGTTAAGGATGGTGTTCTTGAGCAACTTTATAATAATCTAGAAAAGCTGGAAGATGAAACTGGTTATACAAAGGCTATTCCTGCAGCTTTTGAAAGAGAATACGAAAATGTAAAGAAGGAAATAGGCATATTAAGTGAGCGCTTATCAGCAGTACAAAAAAGAATCAAAATTCAGAGCGAAGTGAAAAATGCATCTGAAAATGAGAAATATACATTAGACGGCATTTCTAGATTTTTGGGTAAGGTTCAATATGCCAGCGAAACATTTGATTTATTAGGAACAGATAGTGCATTAATAGATGCAATTAATCGAGTGCAGAAGGATTTAGATGACCTAAAAAAACAAGTAGATGAAATTGCAATTGAAAAAAAGATTGATACCGCTATTAGGACTGTATCATCTAATACTATGAAATTAATTCCTTTACTTGATTCGGAAAGACCTAATGATCCAATAAAAGTAGATTATAAGAACTTAACAGTAATAGTTTCATCAGATGATGGACGCGATGATTATTTATGGGAAATTGGTAGTGGATCTAATTGGCTTGCATATCATATTGCAGCAACATTAGCTTTTCAAATATTCTTTAGTAATACGGCAATGTCATCAGTTCCTAATTTTATTGTTTATGATCAGCCAAGCCAAGTTTATTTTCCCCAAAAAATAGCTGCTAAAGAAGATGACAAAGAACTTGACCCAACATTGGATGATGAAGATAGGCTTGCTGTAGAAAAAATATTTAAAACTATGGCTTCTGCAATGGCAATGGCTAATAAACCAGTGCAAATTATAGTATTGGAGCATGCAGATGAAAGTGTATGGGGAAAGGTTGAGAGAGTACATGAAGTATGCGAATGGAGAGGCGAAAACCAGAAGTTAATACCAAAAGAATGGATTGATTAATATCCATATGCATGAAAAAGATAGAATACTGATATTAGTTGAAGGTAATATAAAACTTATGTTAGTAGTAGATCACCCAATTTGAGTTTTACTGCTAAGGGAACCACCAGCTTAGCACCTTTTTATCTACTCAAGGGGAAAGATCAAGACAAGCAATCTTGAACAAAAAACTCGGCATCTTGATAGATAAAAGGGAAAAAATCAAGCATAGCTTCAAGTACATACTGATCGAAATAACAGAGCTTTATAAACAATGATTTACAAGAGGAAAACCTTATGAAAGTATTTTTAGATGAAGCAGGAAATACAGGATGTGTAGATGAATATCAGGATAAAAATTGGTGGTACAGGTTAGATAATAACTGTATCATTATCAATGATGTTCATTTCAATATCCATTCATATTATGAAAACTTAAAGATTTTCACAGAAGAAAATATTGGAGATAAGGAAGCGTTAATTGAGATTACAAACTCAATTATGTCGCACCTTATAACACTAGCCGAAAAAGTGATTGGCTTATATAATGAATACCTGAATGGAACTAAAACAGAAGAAACCCTTGTTAAAGATATGGAAGCAGTTATTCCTTCAATTGATAAGTATTATTTTGAAGAAACTGATCTCGCTATACCCCCAATTGAGCTAAAAGAGTGGAGTCAGTGTTGCTCAAATTTATCTGCTACAATACACGATTTCACCTTGTTCTATAACAAGAGGTATTTGTCAACCAGAACAACTGATAATAGGATTGCGTGTATGAATATAACGGTAAGTAGATATTATGAGGATTTAGAAGCGCTTAAAAAAACTGGGTTATGATTAATGCCGGAATAATAATCGGTATTGCGGTTTAAAAATCAAAAAAAACAGCTATTTGTATCGAATAAAGCCTTCAAGAAGTCAACACGCTTTTGAAGGTTTTATTGCTTACAAATTACTTGGGTTGTAAAGCAAAATGTAGCTACTAATTCGACGAAAAAAAGCCTGCAACAGGCTATGGTTTCGGAATATACCCGGCCGCCAAGGGGATACCAGACTGGTACGGCATCTTCGCTGGTGCTATAATAGGGCTAAATTAGGGAAACCGTTGAAACAACAGGGTTTTCACTGATTAAGCCCTATTTTTTTACGCCCTTTTTAGGGCACAAAAATTAGCAATCTAAAATAAAAAGGAGGAAAGAGCAGATGTGCAAAATAATTACGGTTGCAAATCAGAAAGGTGGTGTATCAAAAACAACTAGTGTTCGCAACCTGGCCTACTCCCTTGGGGAGTTAGGCCTTCGTGTTTTGGCGGTTGACTATGATCCCCAGTCCAATTTATCAGCTTCCCTTGTGTTGGAAGATACCCATGAAATTGGCACAACGATAGCAAATTTAATGACAATGGCAATGGATGAGGAAAAACTGCCGTCTAAGAGTGAGTATGTTTACCGGCGTGGGAAACTTGACTTTATCCCCAATGACATCCATTTGTCGGTTGTCGAATCCAATCTGCGGTTGGAGATGGGAAGCGAAAAATTGCTTTTCAACATTCTTGAGCCTTTGTGTAAGGACTATGACTATATCCTCATTGATACAAATCCCTCCCTTGGCCCGCTGACAATCAACGCCCTTTCCGCAGCAGACAGCGTTCTCATTACAATCAACCCTGAGTTTTACGCAACCATAGGGCTCCAGGATCTGACCAAGACCATTCTGAAAATAAAACGCAGGATTAACCCTAAAATTGAATTTGAGGGTATCCTTATGACCATGTGCGATATGCAGACAAATCTGCACAAAGAAGTCAGCGCGGAAGTGAATGAAGCATACCGGGGAGGCATGAGAGTTTTCAAGACCTCCATTCCTCGCTCCATCAGGGTGGGCGAAGCAAACCGCTGCGGAATGAGCATCATGGAATACGACCCCAAATCCAAAGCCGGACTTGCATACATGGAATTTGCAAAGGAGTTGAGTGGGTATGCCGGATAGACCTGCACCGAAACGGATTAAATCAATGGACGAACTGCTTATGGCAGTGGAACCGGAGGGTCAAGCAACCGATATAAAAAACGGTGTAGTCCGCCTGAAGTTTACTGAGGTGGACCCATACCCCAATCATCCTTTTCGCTTGTACAGCGGTGAGCGTTTGGATGATATGGTTGCAAGCATCAGCAATTATGGCATCCTGACCCCAATGATTGCCCGCACCAAGGATAACGGAAGATATGAAATGCTTGCAGGGCACAACCGCATGAACGCCGGCACACTGGCAGGACTTGACGAAGGCGAATTTATTATCAAGGAAAACCTGTCGGATGAGGAAGCATGGATGTATGTCATCGAAACCAATGTCATGCAGCGTTCCTTTGCCGATATGCTGCCGTCTGAAAAGGCGGCAGTGCTTACTTTACGGCATTCAAAAATGTTCTCGCAAGGCAAGCGCAATGACATTATCGCAGAGCTTAAAATGCTTGAAAATCCGCAGTACATCAAGGGAA is a genomic window containing:
- a CDS encoding recombinase family protein yields the protein MQTATAKKKSISLIPSLPEYDRSIKPQFKALRVAAYCRVSTTLEQQETSYEAQVSYYTEKIKSNPNWKLAGIYADDGKSATNTKKRDDFNTMIEDCMAGKIDMVITKSVSRFARNTVDSLQNIRKLKEMNVAVFFEKEGVNTLEGTGELLITILSSQAQEESRNLSENTRWGLVRRFENGIVSVNHNKFLGYTKDKNSELVIVPKEAELVRRIFRLYLEGSSIIQITKILESEGITTVTGLTKWCPGVIEKMLSNEKYMGDVLQQKTYTIDFLTKKRVKNKGIVPQYYIEDDHEAIIPKELYYQVQEEKARRASLSKTAAARRAKQENEKEKSKYSSKFALTDIMVCKECGQPYRRQVWSKYGQKSAVWRCENRLKNGTKNCKYSPTFKEEVLHDAIMTAINNVVENRGEFVGAFRENVIRVIGSHSTKNVTTEYDGQIEKLQAEMLVLIEENAKQGSITEDFDEQYHRIAEQINDLKQKKLELVREQKIATDIQQRLDDMDVCLKKTTCEVREFDNDLVRRLLQSIKAVKDDLIEIQFKSGIVMNQRVSYFDF
- a CDS encoding single-stranded DNA-binding protein — encoded protein: MANVNGLLEIAIDETSNINPGEIFLLRDLFKGYEWNRISRSDRLLLGTLFLNYINSVNNEVTPIEKTSSGQQRYKKSTDKQDVFEGAAHQ
- a CDS encoding ABC-three component system protein yields the protein MKNVKLSNTHVPDKVYAYSLQVRHMMYELLDCKDGDAVSVEVFDDIGVEKSDGTKEAIQAKSALSSRNPVSDRATDLWKTLYNWLVALQEKEINIECTKCKLLITVDKHGGIVDSFNNATTVEEANKVWETAKNEFYDEKGIEKKLGDEYADYIRAFFSNKSKSDACNVIKKFKLETLAKKHTEVLYERFEEKAFIAKNSLDIMFVYMLGWIDKRTAELAEDRKPMIIYSKDFRNELTAKYREVNQKLSLVEIAPKPSENMINDELEAFRVYVEQLDIVDCDYTDKIEAVSDYLRASANRTAWAEKGDISKDAISSFSEELIRIWNNKKKILDIIQKTSEESERGKLLYFECKDKQVDMGTFVAPSFFTSGCFHTLADDESIGWHPEYKKVLKERRSKNGESL
- a CDS encoding three component ABC system middle component produces the protein MGNLSKEFENVQNPALGAYIIWNFSRGYYEYNSSFIPFQLFFVVLPIIFRADLVDIITSTQKQSGLRYFADKFLTTKVLKNDMVSHIHKASEGTKLLTLKSLQIAIHANLISLDAESALLFPITISEKKSESASVIRLGKAAEKLGNWCARLTMHEISQILKVRF
- a CDS encoding DUF3732 domain-containing protein codes for the protein MDFQIKKLILWPKKQEYDFKEIEFELNQINIITGASRTGKSAIIPIIDYCLGSGSCYIPVKTIRNACSWFGILISSNGSEILLARKEPGLQKSTDDMFLMEGKSVEIPSQVIKNTTRQNVKHFLDESAKLSFLDIEADTNNQFFGRPSFRDLMAFCFQPQNIVANANTLFYKADTTEHRTKLINIFPYILGAVTPEILAKRQQINDLTRELNRKQRDLQKLKDVSEKWKIEINGWVSLAKEYGIISNLKTDELAFDDQVNLLKELINKNSSDANIDSEKIIAASHEMIDLRKEESSVAMELTKSKSRYTEMSQLFDSLDTYRNSLSIQVERLNISKWLRSLSEQSSACPICGTTNVKDGVLEQLYNNLEKLEDETGYTKAIPAAFEREYENVKKEIGILSERLSAVQKRIKIQSEVKNASENEKYTLDGISRFLGKVQYASETFDLLGTDSALIDAINRVQKDLDDLKKQVDEIAIEKKIDTAIRTVSSNTMKLIPLLDSERPNDPIKVDYKNLTVIVSSDDGRDDYLWEIGSGSNWLAYHIAATLAFQIFFSNTAMSSVPNFIVYDQPSQVYFPQKIAAKEDDKELDPTLDDEDRLAVEKIFKTMASAMAMANKPVQIIVLEHADESVWGKVERVHEVCEWRGENQKLIPKEWID
- a CDS encoding ParA family protein, whose product is MCKIITVANQKGGVSKTTSVRNLAYSLGELGLRVLAVDYDPQSNLSASLVLEDTHEIGTTIANLMTMAMDEEKLPSKSEYVYRRGKLDFIPNDIHLSVVESNLRLEMGSEKLLFNILEPLCKDYDYILIDTNPSLGPLTINALSAADSVLITINPEFYATIGLQDLTKTILKIKRRINPKIEFEGILMTMCDMQTNLHKEVSAEVNEAYRGGMRVFKTSIPRSIRVGEANRCGMSIMEYDPKSKAGLAYMEFAKELSGYAG
- a CDS encoding ParB N-terminal domain-containing protein, producing MPDRPAPKRIKSMDELLMAVEPEGQATDIKNGVVRLKFTEVDPYPNHPFRLYSGERLDDMVASISNYGILTPMIARTKDNGRYEMLAGHNRMNAGTLAGLDEGEFIIKENLSDEEAWMYVIETNVMQRSFADMLPSEKAAVLTLRHSKMFSQGKRNDIIAELKMLENPQYIKGKSTSPLIGEKLHSDVQLGIEYGLSKNSVSRLLRIDKLNEALKGRVDTSEIGVYPAVALSYLAEAEQQEIEKVLSENEFKVDMKKAEMLRSYSESSILNEKTAYQILSGEINKKPKSTTPPPVKIKHKVYSKYFPADTKASEIERIVDEALEWYFSNKVKEETA